One region of Aurantimonas sp. HBX-1 genomic DNA includes:
- the ybeY gene encoding rRNA maturation RNase YbeY produces MPEDRQPRFYDGLTVALAVETPAWDEAGLGDIASLALEAFAAAARRIGLPLDVTSEIGLTLADDATVQAANAEWRGKDRPTNILSFPMAPAGSPPGPLLGDLILAYETVAREAALEGKPFAAHFRHLLVHGFLHLVGYDHVDEAEAEAMERLEVEILDGLGVANPYAETAEAPAMTPNQP; encoded by the coding sequence GTGCCCGAAGACCGACAACCGCGCTTCTATGACGGACTGACCGTCGCCTTGGCCGTCGAGACACCGGCCTGGGACGAGGCCGGTCTCGGCGACATCGCGTCGCTGGCCCTGGAAGCGTTCGCCGCCGCCGCGCGCCGGATCGGCCTGCCCCTCGACGTCACCAGCGAGATCGGCCTGACGCTGGCCGACGACGCGACGGTGCAGGCGGCCAACGCCGAATGGCGTGGCAAGGACCGTCCGACCAACATCCTGTCCTTCCCGATGGCGCCCGCGGGCTCGCCGCCCGGGCCGCTGCTCGGCGACCTCATCCTCGCCTACGAGACCGTCGCCCGCGAGGCGGCGCTGGAGGGCAAGCCCTTCGCTGCCCACTTCCGACATCTTCTCGTGCATGGCTTCCTGCATCTCGTCGGATACGACCATGTCGACGAGGCCGAGGCCGAGGCGATGGAACGCCTCGAAGTCGAGATCCTTGATGGGCTGGGCGTTGCCAATCCCTATGCCGAAACCGCCGAAGCGCCGGCCATGACGCCGAACCAACCATGA
- the trpS gene encoding tryptophan--tRNA ligase: MSAISPRVFSGVQPTGNLHLGNYLGAIRKFVALQESHDCLYCVVDLHAITAQLVHDDLPGQIRSITAAFLAAGIDPARHIVFNQSRVSGHAELAWIFNCVARIGWMNRMTQFKEKAGKDRENASLGLLAYPSLMAADILLYRATHVPVGDDQKQHLELTRDIAAKFNNDFSARIEAAGLGEPMAMGDATVTGYFPITEPLIEGPATRVMSLKDGAKKMSKSDPSDLSRINLTDDAEAIARKIRKAKTDPDALPSEPEGLAGRPEADNLVGIYAALAERPKAEILAEFGGRQFSEFKPALVDLAVETLGPVTSEMRRLMADPGHIDAVLRNGGERAGAIAERTMKDVKQIIGLLDD; encoded by the coding sequence ATGAGCGCCATTTCTCCCCGCGTGTTTTCCGGCGTGCAGCCGACGGGCAATTTGCATCTCGGCAACTATCTCGGCGCGATCCGCAAGTTCGTCGCCCTGCAGGAGAGCCACGACTGCCTCTATTGCGTCGTCGATCTCCACGCGATCACCGCGCAGCTCGTGCATGACGACCTGCCGGGCCAGATCCGCTCGATCACCGCGGCCTTCCTTGCCGCCGGCATCGATCCGGCGCGCCACATCGTCTTCAACCAGAGCCGGGTGTCCGGCCATGCAGAGCTGGCCTGGATCTTCAACTGCGTCGCGCGCATCGGCTGGATGAACCGCATGACCCAGTTCAAGGAGAAGGCCGGCAAGGACCGCGAGAACGCCTCGCTCGGCCTGCTCGCCTATCCGAGCCTGATGGCCGCCGACATCCTGCTCTACCGCGCCACCCACGTGCCGGTCGGCGACGACCAGAAGCAGCATCTGGAGCTGACCCGCGACATCGCCGCGAAGTTCAACAACGACTTCTCGGCAAGGATCGAGGCGGCGGGGCTCGGCGAGCCGATGGCGATGGGCGACGCGACCGTGACCGGCTATTTCCCGATCACCGAGCCGCTGATCGAGGGGCCGGCGACGCGGGTGATGAGCCTCAAGGACGGCGCCAAGAAAATGTCGAAGTCCGACCCCTCGGACCTCTCGCGCATCAACCTGACGGACGATGCCGAGGCCATCGCCCGCAAGATCCGCAAGGCCAAGACCGATCCCGACGCGCTGCCGTCCGAGCCGGAGGGGCTCGCCGGCCGGCCGGAGGCGGACAATCTCGTCGGCATCTACGCTGCGCTCGCCGAGCGGCCGAAGGCCGAGATCCTCGCCGAGTTCGGCGGCCGGCAATTCTCCGAGTTCAAGCCGGCGCTGGTCGATCTGGCGGTCGAGACGCTCGGGCCCGTGACCTCCGAGATGCGCCGCCTGATGGCCGATCCCGGCCATATCGACGCGGTGCTCCGCAACGGCGGCGAGCGCGCCGGCGCCATCGCCGAGCGGACCATGAAGGACGTCAAGCAGATCATCGGCCTGCTCGACGACTGA
- a CDS encoding GNAT family N-acetyltransferase produces the protein MYWYLPWAWTSTFLEALIRTGPVVCTPLTDDDLDAAAELHSEAFDHSWSGDELASLLSQDGSFGFVARRVGHSGEPPLGFVLARNTKGEAEILTIAVAPRARRHGVGRLLMDHVLQHLHAERADSLFLEVDEENTAARRLYERLRFVEAGRRPAYYRQPDGRRTSALTLKRSLR, from the coding sequence ATGTACTGGTATTTGCCCTGGGCCTGGACGAGCACGTTTCTGGAAGCGCTGATCCGTACCGGCCCGGTGGTCTGCACGCCGCTCACCGACGACGATCTCGATGCCGCCGCGGAACTGCACAGCGAGGCCTTCGATCACTCCTGGTCGGGCGACGAGCTGGCGTCGCTGCTGAGCCAGGACGGCAGTTTCGGCTTCGTCGCGCGGCGGGTCGGCCATTCCGGCGAGCCGCCCCTCGGCTTCGTGCTCGCCCGCAACACCAAGGGCGAGGCGGAAATCCTCACCATAGCGGTCGCCCCGCGCGCCCGCCGGCACGGCGTCGGGCGGCTGCTGATGGACCATGTTCTGCAGCATCTTCATGCCGAGCGTGCCGATTCGCTGTTCCTCGAGGTGGACGAGGAGAACACTGCCGCGCGGCGGCTGTACGAGCGCCTGCGTTTCGTCGAGGCCGGGCGCCGGCCGGCCTATTACCGCCAGCCGGACGGACGGCGCACCAGCGCGCTGACCCTCAAGCGCTCGCTGCGCTAG
- a CDS encoding PhoH family protein gives MAHIVLTYEDNRLASSLFGQFDEHLALLEQKLGVDARARGNKVEIRGTQAASEQARRALDHLYERLQGGSEIGQKDVDGAVRMAIAQDDQLILPTLEKKGRMSLAQIATRRRTIHARTPTQDAYMRAMDRAELVLGVGPAGTGKTYLAVAHAAMLLERGQVDRIILSRPAVEAGERLGFLPGDMKEKVDPYLRPLYDALYDMIPAEKVERALAAGAIEIAPLAFMRGRTLANAAVILDEAQNTTAMQMKMFLTRLGENARMVVTGDPSQIDLPPGQKSGLVEALRVLVGVPNVVTVRFEAKDVVRHPLVQAIVEAYEEDATRHRAPAIPLDS, from the coding sequence ATGGCGCATATCGTCCTGACCTACGAGGACAACCGCCTCGCCAGCTCGCTGTTCGGCCAGTTCGACGAGCATCTGGCGCTGCTCGAGCAGAAGCTCGGCGTCGATGCGCGGGCGCGCGGCAACAAGGTCGAGATCCGCGGCACCCAGGCGGCGAGCGAACAGGCCCGCCGGGCCCTCGACCATCTCTACGAGCGCCTGCAGGGCGGCAGCGAGATCGGCCAGAAGGACGTCGACGGCGCCGTGCGCATGGCGATCGCCCAGGACGACCAGCTGATCCTGCCGACGCTGGAGAAGAAGGGCCGCATGTCGCTGGCCCAGATCGCCACCCGTCGCCGCACCATCCACGCCCGCACCCCGACGCAGGACGCCTACATGCGGGCGATGGACCGCGCCGAGCTGGTGCTCGGCGTCGGCCCCGCCGGCACCGGCAAGACCTATCTCGCCGTCGCCCATGCGGCGATGCTGCTGGAGCGCGGCCAGGTCGACCGCATCATCCTGTCGCGGCCGGCGGTGGAGGCGGGCGAACGGCTCGGCTTCCTGCCCGGCGACATGAAGGAGAAGGTCGACCCCTATCTGCGGCCGCTCTACGACGCGCTCTACGACATGATCCCCGCCGAGAAGGTCGAGCGGGCGCTGGCCGCCGGCGCCATCGAGATCGCGCCGCTGGCCTTCATGCGCGGCCGCACCCTCGCCAATGCCGCGGTGATCCTCGACGAGGCGCAGAACACCACCGCGATGCAGATGAAGATGTTCCTCACCCGTCTCGGCGAGAACGCAAGGATGGTGGTGACCGGCGATCCCTCGCAGATCGACCTGCCGCCCGGCCAGAAGTCCGGCCTGGTGGAGGCGCTGCGGGTGCTGGTCGGCGTACCGAACGTCGTCACGGTTCGTTTCGAGGCCAAGGACGTGGTGCGCCATCCGCTGGTGCAGGCGATCGTCGAGGCCTATGAGGAGGATGCGACGCGCCACCGCGCGCCGGCCATCCCGCTGGACAGTTAA
- a CDS encoding universal stress protein — protein MVSRRIGREAGGKRKFLAIIDGTPECGRAASYAAHRAKASGGGAVLLFVIEPGDFQHWLGVEKIMRAEAAEEAGTKLAKVADELREKVGIEAETVVREGKIVEEIHALIEADREIAILVLAAGDASEGPGPLVSSVAGKGAAFPIPVTIVPATLTDEDIASLC, from the coding sequence ATGGTATCAAGACGAATTGGCCGGGAAGCCGGCGGCAAGCGCAAGTTTCTTGCGATCATCGACGGCACGCCGGAATGCGGGCGCGCCGCCTCCTATGCGGCGCATCGCGCCAAGGCCAGCGGCGGCGGCGCCGTGCTGCTCTTCGTGATCGAGCCCGGCGATTTCCAGCATTGGCTGGGCGTCGAGAAGATCATGCGGGCCGAGGCCGCCGAGGAGGCGGGCACCAAGCTCGCCAAGGTCGCCGACGAGCTGCGCGAGAAGGTCGGGATCGAGGCCGAGACGGTCGTGCGCGAAGGCAAGATCGTCGAGGAGATCCACGCGCTGATCGAGGCCGACCGCGAGATCGCGATCCTCGTGCTGGCGGCGGGCGACGCGTCGGAGGGACCGGGACCGCTGGTCTCCTCGGTCGCCGGCAAGGGCGCGGCCTTCCCGATCCCGGTGACCATCGTGCCGGCGACGCTGACCGACGAGGATATCGCCAGCCTCTGTTGA
- the miaB gene encoding tRNA (N6-isopentenyl adenosine(37)-C2)-methylthiotransferase MiaB, whose amino-acid sequence MTETNEAPVPVGAGVNTRKVFIKTYGCQMNVYDSQRMGDALAKDGYEPTGTIEDADLVLLNTCHIRERAAEKVYSELGRIRAIKAERHSQGREFRVGVTGCVAQAEGGEIIRRAPVVDLVVGPQTYHRLPEALARVARGDKVVDTDYAVEDKFDHLPRTSDRQIRARGVTAFLTVQEGCDKFCTFCVVPYTRGSEVSRPFAGIVEEARRLADSGVREVTLLGQNVNAWAGEDAAGRPVGLAGLLRALAEIPGIARLRYTTSHPRDMDAELIRAHADLASLMPYLHLPVQSGSDRILKAMNRRHTAADYLMLIETIRAARPDIAMSGDFIVGFPGETEEDFDATMRLVVEVGYASAFSFKYSPRPGTPGADMDDHVDEAVKSERLQRLQALLRVQQDRFAESLVGQTIPVLVEKPGRYAHQLVGRSPFLQPVVLPAGAGAIGEIVDVTIESTLPNSLMAAGAGIEAGRKVA is encoded by the coding sequence ATGACCGAAACCAACGAAGCACCCGTCCCGGTGGGCGCCGGCGTCAATACCCGAAAAGTCTTCATCAAGACCTACGGCTGCCAGATGAACGTCTACGATTCGCAGCGCATGGGCGATGCGCTGGCAAAGGACGGCTACGAGCCGACCGGGACGATCGAGGACGCCGACCTCGTCCTGCTCAACACCTGCCATATCCGCGAGCGCGCCGCCGAGAAGGTCTATTCCGAGCTCGGCCGCATCCGCGCCATCAAGGCCGAGCGCCACAGCCAGGGCCGCGAGTTCCGCGTCGGCGTCACCGGCTGCGTCGCCCAGGCCGAAGGCGGCGAGATCATCCGCCGCGCCCCGGTCGTCGACCTCGTCGTCGGCCCGCAGACCTATCACCGCCTGCCCGAGGCGCTGGCCCGGGTCGCCCGCGGCGACAAGGTGGTCGACACCGACTACGCCGTCGAGGACAAGTTCGACCATCTGCCCCGCACCAGCGACCGCCAGATCCGCGCCCGCGGCGTCACCGCCTTCCTCACCGTCCAGGAGGGCTGCGACAAGTTCTGCACCTTCTGCGTCGTGCCCTACACCCGCGGCTCGGAGGTCTCCCGGCCCTTCGCCGGCATCGTCGAGGAGGCGCGCCGCCTGGCGGACTCCGGCGTCCGCGAGGTCACGCTGCTCGGCCAGAACGTCAATGCCTGGGCGGGCGAGGATGCCGCCGGCCGCCCGGTCGGCCTCGCCGGCCTGCTGCGCGCCCTTGCCGAGATCCCCGGTATCGCGCGGCTGCGCTACACCACCTCGCACCCGCGCGACATGGACGCCGAGCTGATCCGCGCCCATGCCGATCTCGCCAGCCTGATGCCGTATCTGCACCTGCCGGTGCAGTCGGGCTCCGACCGCATCCTCAAGGCGATGAACCGGCGCCATACGGCGGCCGACTATCTGATGCTCATCGAGACGATCCGCGCCGCCCGGCCGGACATCGCGATGTCCGGCGACTTCATCGTCGGCTTCCCCGGCGAGACCGAGGAAGACTTCGACGCCACGATGCGCCTCGTCGTCGAGGTCGGCTACGCCTCCGCCTTCTCGTTCAAGTATTCGCCGCGTCCGGGCACCCCCGGCGCCGACATGGACGATCATGTCGACGAGGCGGTGAAGTCCGAGCGGCTGCAGCGCCTGCAGGCCCTGCTGCGCGTCCAGCAGGACCGCTTCGCCGAAAGCCTCGTCGGGCAAACCATCCCGGTGCTGGTGGAAAAGCCGGGCCGCTACGCCCATCAGCTCGTCGGCCGCTCGCCCTTCCTGCAGCCGGTGGTGCTGCCGGCCGGGGCGGGGGCGATCGGCGAGATCGTCGACGTGACCATCGAATCCACCCTGCCGAACTCGCTGATGGCGGCGGGCGCCGGGATCGAAGCCGGAAGGAAGGTCGCTTGA
- a CDS encoding hemolysin family protein — MSETMTIEAHVPDRDRGDIQGGDVADDRSPGDDRSRRAGTPGQPGVWARVLRRLRPRMPRVMREDLTEALMHPGSGEDAFSPAERAMLNNILRLREVRVEDVMVPRADIEAAEIGTTLGELMRQFEASGHSRMPVYGESLDDPRGMIHIRDVVAHITRVARPARPDGSAGGNGSRKPKAGLDLRQINLAKKIEELGIIRKVLFVPPSMLASDLMARMQATRTQMALVIDEYGGTDGLVSLEDVIEMVVGNIEDEHDDDAPMITASGDGIWVADARADLDEVKALVGEDFDISEYEEEADTIGGLLFSELGRVPTRGEVIQAVPGFEFQVLDADPRRVRRVRIVRFRQGDKRRRIVEGLANAP, encoded by the coding sequence ATGAGTGAGACGATGACCATCGAAGCGCACGTGCCTGACCGGGACCGTGGCGACATCCAGGGCGGCGACGTCGCCGACGACCGCAGCCCCGGCGACGACCGAAGTCGGCGCGCCGGGACGCCGGGCCAGCCCGGCGTCTGGGCGCGCGTGCTGCGACGGCTGCGGCCGCGCATGCCCCGCGTCATGCGCGAGGACCTGACGGAGGCGCTGATGCATCCGGGGTCCGGCGAGGACGCGTTCAGCCCGGCCGAGCGGGCGATGCTCAACAACATCCTGCGGCTGCGCGAAGTGCGCGTCGAGGACGTGATGGTGCCGCGGGCCGACATCGAGGCGGCCGAGATCGGCACCACGCTCGGCGAGCTCATGCGGCAGTTCGAGGCGAGCGGCCATTCGCGCATGCCGGTCTACGGCGAGAGCCTCGACGACCCGCGCGGCATGATTCACATCCGCGACGTCGTCGCCCACATCACCCGCGTGGCGCGGCCGGCGCGGCCGGACGGGTCGGCCGGCGGCAACGGCTCGCGCAAGCCGAAGGCCGGGCTCGACCTGCGCCAGATCAACCTCGCCAAGAAGATCGAGGAGCTCGGCATCATCCGCAAGGTGCTGTTCGTGCCGCCCTCGATGCTCGCCTCGGACCTGATGGCGCGGATGCAGGCGACGCGGACGCAGATGGCGCTGGTCATCGACGAATATGGCGGAACGGACGGCCTCGTCTCGCTGGAGGACGTCATCGAGATGGTGGTCGGCAATATTGAGGACGAGCACGACGACGACGCGCCGATGATCACGGCGAGCGGCGACGGCATCTGGGTCGCCGACGCACGGGCCGATCTCGACGAGGTGAAGGCGCTGGTCGGCGAGGACTTCGACATCAGCGAATACGAGGAGGAGGCCGACACGATCGGCGGCCTGCTGTTTTCCGAACTCGGCCGCGTGCCGACACGCGGTGAGGTGATCCAGGCGGTGCCGGGCTTCGAGTTCCAGGTGCTGGATGCCGATCCGCGCCGGGTGCGCCGGGTGCGCATCGTGCGCTTCCGGCAGGGCGACAAGCGCCGCCGCATCGTCGAGGGCCTCGCCAACGCGCCCTGA
- a CDS encoding 1-acyl-sn-glycerol-3-phosphate acyltransferase has translation MIAWLRVGFVAFVLTTMTLLLWPLQSLAMARGWDLARRLPHLWHVVGCAVTGLRVTVVGRPSPDHPLLIAANHQSWADIMVLGRIMPLSFIAKAEVREWPAFGLLARLQSTVFVERGDRRRTGVQADAIAERLNQGDVMVLFAEGTTSDGNEVLPFKTALFGAAQAALRHAETHAVRVQPVSIAYTRAHGLPLGRYFRPLAAWPGDVPLGPHLLAFLREGAVEAEVTFGEPLLFEADSDRKRIARAAEEQVRRMLVASLRGHRCTTNRGAGASEADLRLANGADARDIGI, from the coding sequence ATGATCGCCTGGCTGCGGGTCGGGTTCGTCGCCTTCGTGCTGACGACGATGACGCTTCTCCTCTGGCCGCTGCAGAGCCTCGCCATGGCGCGCGGCTGGGACCTAGCGCGGCGCCTGCCGCATCTCTGGCACGTCGTCGGCTGCGCCGTCACCGGCCTCAGGGTGACGGTGGTCGGCCGGCCCAGTCCCGACCACCCGTTGCTGATCGCCGCCAATCACCAGTCCTGGGCCGACATCATGGTGCTCGGCCGGATCATGCCGCTGTCCTTCATCGCCAAGGCGGAAGTTCGGGAGTGGCCTGCCTTCGGGCTGCTCGCCCGGCTGCAGAGCACGGTCTTCGTCGAGCGCGGCGACCGCCGGCGCACCGGCGTGCAGGCCGACGCCATCGCCGAGCGGCTGAACCAGGGCGACGTCATGGTGCTGTTTGCCGAGGGCACGACCTCGGACGGCAACGAGGTGCTGCCGTTCAAGACCGCCTTGTTCGGCGCCGCCCAGGCGGCGCTCCGGCACGCCGAGACCCACGCCGTCCGCGTCCAGCCGGTCTCGATCGCCTACACGCGCGCCCACGGCCTGCCGCTCGGGCGGTACTTCCGCCCGCTCGCCGCCTGGCCGGGCGACGTCCCGCTCGGGCCGCATCTTCTCGCCTTCCTGCGTGAAGGCGCCGTCGAGGCGGAAGTGACGTTCGGCGAACCGCTGCTCTTCGAGGCCGACTCCGACCGCAAGCGCATCGCCCGGGCCGCCGAGGAGCAGGTGAGGCGCATGCTGGTGGCGAGCCTTCGCGGCCACAGATGCACGACGAATCGTGGCGCCGGAGCGAGCGAGGCCGATCTGCGACTTGCGAATGGTGCCGATGCTCGCGATATAGGTATCTAA
- the lnt gene encoding apolipoprotein N-acyltransferase, producing MSAISRHSGFLGENRLVDRLAARVLLVEGWRRALLTFLAGALATLALPPFNFPAVGFVSFPLLVWLIDGAAVDPARSLPRRLLPVFATGWLFGFGYFVAGLWWLGAAMLVDAAEFAVFIPLAVLGLPAILSIYYGLAAVLARLLWSDSAWRIFALAAAFGLVEYLRGFLFTGFPWNEIGVMAAPVPLLMQTAGLVGVHGLTLLAVVVFSAPAVLADRRGRAATLAVAAALLVFHLGFGAWRLGTHPTGFVEGVNVRVVQPNIDQSLKWEDSQAETIFDRHIRLTETRAEPDAITGAAARPAPGTATAAPSGVKATRTLVIWPESAFPFLLTERPDAIARIADTLLPGETLIAGAARLEGTGDVSSRVYNSVYVIDDNGEIIDARDKVHLVPFGEYLPFQTFFEGLGVSQLADMPGGFSAGTVRSRVPLEGAPSFLPLVCYEIIFPGEIDAGSPDSRPGFLVNDTNDAWYGATPGPYQHLRLAELTSVALGLPLVRSANTGISVVNDAYGRQIGGLALGATGTVEVALPEAAAPTPYARFGNATYWAAWLAALAAGLLSRATMRVKID from the coding sequence TTGAGCGCCATTTCCCGTCATAGCGGCTTTCTGGGCGAGAACCGCCTCGTCGATCGCCTGGCCGCGCGCGTCCTGCTCGTCGAGGGCTGGCGGCGCGCCCTCCTGACTTTCCTTGCCGGCGCGCTCGCGACGCTGGCCCTGCCGCCGTTCAACTTTCCGGCGGTCGGCTTCGTCTCCTTTCCGCTGCTGGTCTGGCTGATCGACGGGGCGGCCGTCGACCCGGCCCGTTCGCTGCCCCGCCGGCTGCTGCCGGTCTTCGCCACCGGCTGGCTGTTCGGCTTCGGCTATTTCGTCGCCGGCCTCTGGTGGCTGGGCGCCGCCATGCTGGTGGACGCCGCCGAGTTCGCCGTGTTCATTCCGCTCGCGGTGCTCGGGCTGCCGGCGATCCTGTCGATCTATTACGGCCTTGCCGCCGTCCTGGCGCGGCTGCTGTGGAGCGACAGCGCCTGGCGCATCTTTGCGCTCGCCGCCGCCTTCGGCCTGGTGGAGTATCTGCGCGGCTTCCTGTTCACCGGCTTTCCCTGGAACGAGATCGGCGTCATGGCGGCGCCGGTGCCGCTGCTGATGCAGACCGCCGGCCTCGTCGGGGTGCACGGGCTGACCCTGCTCGCGGTCGTCGTCTTCTCCGCCCCGGCGGTCCTCGCCGACCGGCGGGGCCGCGCGGCGACGCTCGCGGTGGCGGCCGCGCTGCTGGTCTTTCACCTCGGCTTCGGCGCCTGGCGGCTTGGCACCCACCCGACGGGCTTCGTCGAGGGCGTCAACGTGCGGGTGGTGCAGCCGAATATCGACCAGAGCCTGAAATGGGAGGACAGCCAGGCCGAGACGATCTTCGACCGGCACATCAGGCTCACCGAGACCCGCGCCGAGCCCGACGCGATCACCGGCGCAGCCGCCCGGCCGGCTCCCGGCACAGCCACGGCCGCGCCGTCCGGCGTGAAGGCGACGCGCACCCTGGTGATCTGGCCGGAATCGGCGTTTCCGTTCCTGCTGACCGAGCGTCCCGACGCGATCGCCCGCATCGCCGACACGCTACTGCCGGGCGAGACGCTGATCGCCGGGGCGGCCCGCCTGGAGGGCACCGGCGACGTCAGTTCGCGGGTCTACAATTCGGTCTACGTCATCGACGACAATGGCGAGATCATCGATGCCCGCGACAAGGTGCATCTGGTGCCGTTCGGGGAGTACCTGCCGTTCCAGACGTTCTTCGAAGGCCTCGGCGTGTCGCAGCTCGCCGACATGCCGGGCGGCTTCTCGGCGGGCACGGTGCGCAGCCGGGTGCCGCTTGAGGGTGCGCCGTCCTTTCTGCCGCTGGTCTGCTACGAGATCATCTTTCCCGGCGAGATCGACGCCGGCTCGCCCGATTCCCGCCCCGGCTTCCTGGTCAACGACACCAACGACGCCTGGTACGGCGCGACGCCCGGTCCCTACCAGCATCTGCGGCTTGCCGAGCTGACGTCGGTGGCCTTAGGCCTGCCGCTGGTGCGCAGCGCCAACACCGGCATTTCCGTCGTGAACGATGCCTATGGCCGGCAGATCGGCGGGCTGGCGCTCGGCGCCACCGGCACCGTCGAAGTGGCGCTGCCGGAGGCGGCGGCGCCGACGCCCTACGCGCGGTTCGGCAACGCCACCTACTGGGCCGCCTGGCTTGCCGCCCTTGCGGCAGGGTTGCTTTCCCGGGCGACGATGCGCGTTAAGATTGATTGA
- a CDS encoding NifU family protein, with translation MFIQTEVTPNPATLKFLPGRVVIETGTEEVLSQADAAGRSPLAARLMAVPGVTGVFFGYDFVTVSKDGPDWQHLKPAILAGLMEHFLSNDPVMLAEGEGTAAPDGEEFFEERDAGTVATIKELLETRVRPAVAQDGGDITFRGYRDGTVYLNMRGACAGCPSSTATLKHGIQNLLRHFVPEVEAVEAVEAA, from the coding sequence ATGTTCATCCAGACCGAAGTGACCCCCAACCCGGCGACGCTGAAATTCCTGCCGGGCCGGGTGGTGATCGAGACCGGGACGGAGGAGGTCCTGTCGCAGGCGGACGCCGCCGGCCGCTCGCCGCTGGCCGCCCGGCTGATGGCGGTACCCGGCGTCACCGGCGTGTTCTTCGGCTACGACTTCGTCACCGTCTCCAAGGACGGCCCGGACTGGCAGCACCTGAAGCCGGCGATCCTCGCCGGGCTGATGGAGCATTTCCTGTCGAATGATCCGGTCATGCTGGCGGAAGGCGAGGGCACCGCGGCGCCCGACGGCGAGGAGTTCTTCGAGGAGCGCGACGCCGGCACGGTGGCGACGATCAAGGAACTGCTCGAGACGCGGGTGCGCCCGGCCGTCGCCCAGGACGGCGGCGACATCACCTTCCGCGGCTACCGCGACGGCACGGTCTATCTCAACATGCGCGGCGCCTGCGCCGGCTGCCCGTCCTCGACGGCGACGCTGAAGCACGGCATCCAGAACCTGCTGCGGCATTTCGTGCCGGAGGTCGAGGCGGTCGAGGCGGTGGAAGCCGCCTGA
- the tsaB gene encoding tRNA (adenosine(37)-N6)-threonylcarbamoyltransferase complex dimerization subunit type 1 TsaB: MTQLILAIDTAFERCAAAVYDADGDVLLAAAEPEIGKGHAEQLMAVIAGVFDAANVTYADLARIGVTVGPGSFTGIRVGVAGARGLALALGVPAVGIDTLSALAAPALGQGRAILATLDARRGEIYAALHAPDGAVLAAPRALPPADLPDMLVRLDTGTPLGLVGTGSAIALAALPDRNPLVLGSDSRIDLHALGALAARAADAPPRPLYLRGADAKPPSAAGSISFRAAASPQAVP, encoded by the coding sequence GTGACCCAGCTGATCCTCGCCATCGACACCGCCTTCGAGCGCTGCGCCGCCGCCGTCTATGACGCCGACGGCGATGTGCTGCTTGCCGCGGCCGAGCCGGAGATCGGCAAGGGCCACGCCGAGCAGCTGATGGCGGTGATTGCCGGGGTGTTCGACGCGGCGAACGTCACCTATGCCGACCTGGCGCGGATCGGCGTCACCGTCGGCCCGGGCTCGTTCACCGGCATCCGGGTCGGCGTCGCCGGCGCCCGCGGCCTGGCACTGGCCCTCGGCGTTCCGGCCGTCGGTATCGACACGCTCTCCGCCCTTGCCGCGCCCGCCCTCGGCCAGGGCAGGGCGATTCTCGCCACGCTCGACGCCAGGCGCGGCGAGATCTACGCCGCCCTCCATGCCCCGGACGGCGCCGTTCTCGCGGCGCCCCGCGCGCTGCCGCCGGCCGATCTGCCGGACATGCTGGTCCGGCTCGATACGGGCACCCCGCTCGGGCTCGTCGGCACCGGCTCGGCGATCGCCCTCGCCGCTCTGCCGGACCGCAACCCGCTCGTGCTCGGCAGCGATTCCCGCATCGATCTCCACGCGCTGGGAGCGCTCGCCGCACGCGCGGCCGACGCGCCGCCGCGGCCGCTCTATTTGCGCGGCGCCGACGCCAAGCCGCCGAGCGCGGCGGGCTCGATCAGCTTTCGCGCCGCGGCCTCTCCTCAAGCCGTGCCGTGA